In the genome of Raphanus sativus cultivar WK10039 chromosome 4, ASM80110v3, whole genome shotgun sequence, one region contains:
- the LOC108855112 gene encoding GLABROUS1 enhancer-binding protein-like 3 isoform X1, which yields MVLGKRTREYSNDSNSGCLEKLLTGKPISPSPLRRMQEDDVSGMEAMLRRRKQPRTTPVSSSSNNKMVWTKDDELIILGSIVDYEKEMKLSHRSDWDAFYVYVKDFIEADFSRKQLTDKIRKLNKRFLGNKARCNDEEGPSFTSTEDDEIFKLSMIIWDTANETECASDENVDQAKDVPCVDHERADENVDQAKDAPSVEHEPVNENMDQAKVDVPHVEHDRVDENIEQAKVDAPYVDDELVDVDELNMEQEKDAPSVEHERVVDENMEREKVLELKKDAPCVEHEQVNNADTDQEMDVPCVEHEGVNENMNQEEAISRTEDEPVSNVSIETDKGEKEKSEEEFCALKDTLTDKENNEEDGVDEFCAMKDILTDKEKEKENNEEEDSVDEYCALKDAFEATTFFQSIGKYQQKVLLENLKNLSGPRRKELADECKELIDEEMKLCAKKLSFSTKLASAWESSC from the exons ATGGTTCTTGGGAAGCGAACTCGTGAATACTCAAATGACTCCAACTCGGGTTGCTTGGAAAAACTCCTCACTGGCAAACCCATCTCTCCGTCTCCCCTCAGGAGGATGCAAGAAGACGACGTCTCCGGCATGGAGGCGATGCTCCGGAGGAGAAAACAGCCCAGGACAACGCCAGTGTCTTCCTCCTCTAATAACAAGATGGTCTGGACTAAAGACGACGAGCTCATTATCCTCGGG AGTATTGTAGATTATGAGAAGGAAATGAAGTTGAGTCATAGATCTGACTGGGATGCATTCTACGTATACGTTAAGGATTTTATTGAAGCGGACTTCTCTAGGAAGCAGCTTACTGATAAGATTAGGAAGTTGAACAAGAGGTTTTTGGGTAACAAGGCGAGGTGTAACGACGAGGAAGGACCTTCCTTTACTAGTACCGAAGACGATGAGATCTTCAAGCTGTCGATGATCATATGGGATACAGCAAATGAAACAGAGTGTGCTTCTGATGAGAATGTGGACCAAGCTAag GATGTGCCTTGTGTGGATCATGAACGTGCTGATGAGAATGTTGACCAAGCAAAG GATGCACCTAGTGTGGAGCATGAACCAGTTAATGAGAATATGGACCAAGCAAAGGTA GATGTGCCTCACGTGGAGCATGATAGGGTTGATGAGAATATAGAGCAGGCAAAGGTA GATGCGCCTTACGTGGATGATGAACTGGTTGATGTTGATGAGTTGAATATGGAACAAGAAAAG GATGCGCCTTCTGTGGAGCATGAACGTGTTGTTGATGAGAATATGGAACGAGAAAAG GTTCTTGAGTTGAAAAAGGATGCGCCTTGTGTGGAGCATGAGCAGGTTAATAATGCAGATACGGACCAAGAAATG GATGTGCCTTGTGTGGAGCATGAAGGAGTTAACGAGAACATGAACCAAGAAGAG GCTATTTCTCGCACTGAGGATGAACCGGTGAGTAACGTAAGTATAGAGACTGATaaaggagagaaagagaagagcgAGGAAGAGTTTTGTGCTCTGAAGGATACACTGACTGATAAAGAAAATAACGAGGAAGATGGTGTGGATGAGTTTTGTGCTATGAAGGATATACTAACtgataaagaaaaagagaaagaaaataacGAGGAAGAAGATAGTGTGGATGAGTATTGTGCTCTGAAGGATGCATTTGAGGCGACGACATTCTTTCAAAGTATAGGTAAATATCAACAGAAGGTCCTGCTTGAGAATCTGAAGAACCTTAGTGGTCCAAGAAGAAAAGAGCTAGCTGATGAATGCAAGGAGTTGATTGACGAGGAGATGAAACTGTGTGCCAAGAAACTCAGTTTTTCTACAAAGCTTGCTAGCGCATGGGAGTCGTCTTGTTGA
- the LOC108855112 gene encoding GLABROUS1 enhancer-binding protein-like 3 isoform X7: MVLGKRTREYSNDSNSGCLEKLLTGKPISPSPLRRMQEDDVSGMEAMLRRRKQPRTTPVSSSSNNKMVWTKDDELIILGSIVDYEKEMKLSHRSDWDAFYVYVKDFIEADFSRKQLTDKIRKLNKRFLGNKARCNDEEGPSFTSTEDDEIFKLSMIIWDTANETECASDENVDQAKDAPSVEHEPVNENMDQAKDVPHVEHDRVDENIEQAKDAPYVDDELVDVDELNMEQEKDAPSVEHERVVDENMEREKVLELKKDAPCVEHEQVNNADTDQEMDVPCVEHEGVNENMNQEEAISRTEDEPVSNVSIETDKGEKEKSEEEFCALKDTLTDKENNEEDGVDEFCAMKDILTDKEKEKENNEEEDSVDEYCALKDAFEATTFFQSIGKYQQKVLLENLKNLSGPRRKELADECKELIDEEMKLCAKKLSFSTKLASAWESSC, from the exons ATGGTTCTTGGGAAGCGAACTCGTGAATACTCAAATGACTCCAACTCGGGTTGCTTGGAAAAACTCCTCACTGGCAAACCCATCTCTCCGTCTCCCCTCAGGAGGATGCAAGAAGACGACGTCTCCGGCATGGAGGCGATGCTCCGGAGGAGAAAACAGCCCAGGACAACGCCAGTGTCTTCCTCCTCTAATAACAAGATGGTCTGGACTAAAGACGACGAGCTCATTATCCTCGGG AGTATTGTAGATTATGAGAAGGAAATGAAGTTGAGTCATAGATCTGACTGGGATGCATTCTACGTATACGTTAAGGATTTTATTGAAGCGGACTTCTCTAGGAAGCAGCTTACTGATAAGATTAGGAAGTTGAACAAGAGGTTTTTGGGTAACAAGGCGAGGTGTAACGACGAGGAAGGACCTTCCTTTACTAGTACCGAAGACGATGAGATCTTCAAGCTGTCGATGATCATATGGGATACAGCAAATGAAACAGAGTGTGCTTCTGATGAGAATGTGGACCAAGCTAag GATGCACCTAGTGTGGAGCATGAACCAGTTAATGAGAATATGGACCAAGCAAAG GATGTGCCTCACGTGGAGCATGATAGGGTTGATGAGAATATAGAGCAGGCAAAG GATGCGCCTTACGTGGATGATGAACTGGTTGATGTTGATGAGTTGAATATGGAACAAGAAAAG GATGCGCCTTCTGTGGAGCATGAACGTGTTGTTGATGAGAATATGGAACGAGAAAAG GTTCTTGAGTTGAAAAAGGATGCGCCTTGTGTGGAGCATGAGCAGGTTAATAATGCAGATACGGACCAAGAAATG GATGTGCCTTGTGTGGAGCATGAAGGAGTTAACGAGAACATGAACCAAGAAGAG GCTATTTCTCGCACTGAGGATGAACCGGTGAGTAACGTAAGTATAGAGACTGATaaaggagagaaagagaagagcgAGGAAGAGTTTTGTGCTCTGAAGGATACACTGACTGATAAAGAAAATAACGAGGAAGATGGTGTGGATGAGTTTTGTGCTATGAAGGATATACTAACtgataaagaaaaagagaaagaaaataacGAGGAAGAAGATAGTGTGGATGAGTATTGTGCTCTGAAGGATGCATTTGAGGCGACGACATTCTTTCAAAGTATAGGTAAATATCAACAGAAGGTCCTGCTTGAGAATCTGAAGAACCTTAGTGGTCCAAGAAGAAAAGAGCTAGCTGATGAATGCAAGGAGTTGATTGACGAGGAGATGAAACTGTGTGCCAAGAAACTCAGTTTTTCTACAAAGCTTGCTAGCGCATGGGAGTCGTCTTGTTGA
- the LOC108855112 gene encoding GLABROUS1 enhancer-binding protein-like 3 isoform X2, with product MVLGKRTREYSNDSNSGCLEKLLTGKPISPSPLRRMQEDDVSGMEAMLRRRKQPRTTPVSSSSNNKMVWTKDDELIILGSIVDYEKEMKLSHRSDWDAFYVYVKDFIEADFSRKQLTDKIRKLNKRFLGNKARCNDEEGPSFTSTEDDEIFKLSMIIWDTANETECASDENVDQAKDVPCVDHERADENVDQAKDAPSVEHEPVNENMDQAKDVPHVEHDRVDENIEQAKVDAPYVDDELVDVDELNMEQEKDAPSVEHERVVDENMEREKVLELKKDAPCVEHEQVNNADTDQEMDVPCVEHEGVNENMNQEEAISRTEDEPVSNVSIETDKGEKEKSEEEFCALKDTLTDKENNEEDGVDEFCAMKDILTDKEKEKENNEEEDSVDEYCALKDAFEATTFFQSIGKYQQKVLLENLKNLSGPRRKELADECKELIDEEMKLCAKKLSFSTKLASAWESSC from the exons ATGGTTCTTGGGAAGCGAACTCGTGAATACTCAAATGACTCCAACTCGGGTTGCTTGGAAAAACTCCTCACTGGCAAACCCATCTCTCCGTCTCCCCTCAGGAGGATGCAAGAAGACGACGTCTCCGGCATGGAGGCGATGCTCCGGAGGAGAAAACAGCCCAGGACAACGCCAGTGTCTTCCTCCTCTAATAACAAGATGGTCTGGACTAAAGACGACGAGCTCATTATCCTCGGG AGTATTGTAGATTATGAGAAGGAAATGAAGTTGAGTCATAGATCTGACTGGGATGCATTCTACGTATACGTTAAGGATTTTATTGAAGCGGACTTCTCTAGGAAGCAGCTTACTGATAAGATTAGGAAGTTGAACAAGAGGTTTTTGGGTAACAAGGCGAGGTGTAACGACGAGGAAGGACCTTCCTTTACTAGTACCGAAGACGATGAGATCTTCAAGCTGTCGATGATCATATGGGATACAGCAAATGAAACAGAGTGTGCTTCTGATGAGAATGTGGACCAAGCTAag GATGTGCCTTGTGTGGATCATGAACGTGCTGATGAGAATGTTGACCAAGCAAAG GATGCACCTAGTGTGGAGCATGAACCAGTTAATGAGAATATGGACCAAGCAAAG GATGTGCCTCACGTGGAGCATGATAGGGTTGATGAGAATATAGAGCAGGCAAAGGTA GATGCGCCTTACGTGGATGATGAACTGGTTGATGTTGATGAGTTGAATATGGAACAAGAAAAG GATGCGCCTTCTGTGGAGCATGAACGTGTTGTTGATGAGAATATGGAACGAGAAAAG GTTCTTGAGTTGAAAAAGGATGCGCCTTGTGTGGAGCATGAGCAGGTTAATAATGCAGATACGGACCAAGAAATG GATGTGCCTTGTGTGGAGCATGAAGGAGTTAACGAGAACATGAACCAAGAAGAG GCTATTTCTCGCACTGAGGATGAACCGGTGAGTAACGTAAGTATAGAGACTGATaaaggagagaaagagaagagcgAGGAAGAGTTTTGTGCTCTGAAGGATACACTGACTGATAAAGAAAATAACGAGGAAGATGGTGTGGATGAGTTTTGTGCTATGAAGGATATACTAACtgataaagaaaaagagaaagaaaataacGAGGAAGAAGATAGTGTGGATGAGTATTGTGCTCTGAAGGATGCATTTGAGGCGACGACATTCTTTCAAAGTATAGGTAAATATCAACAGAAGGTCCTGCTTGAGAATCTGAAGAACCTTAGTGGTCCAAGAAGAAAAGAGCTAGCTGATGAATGCAAGGAGTTGATTGACGAGGAGATGAAACTGTGTGCCAAGAAACTCAGTTTTTCTACAAAGCTTGCTAGCGCATGGGAGTCGTCTTGTTGA
- the LOC108850969 gene encoding GLABROUS1 enhancer-binding protein-like 2, which yields MVQANVKGDFARRTVAMRQLSAEVPRRTVAMRQLSAEELVVVQDTMFNNKSTEIAGVEKDERVEIGEKKRRYEVMVNAERDQEGEGDGVDEFCDLREVLEMGTLFQSLGGYEKKMLVQNLKNLGAQRRKELTDEWKSLLDEELRLKIKKQSFSTKLAYEGLPS from the exons ATGGTTCAa GCAAATGTCAAAGGTGACTTCGCGAGGAGGACGGTGGCAATGAGGCAATTATCAGCCGAAGTGCCGAGGAGGACGGTGGCAATGAGGCAATTATCAGCCGAAGAGCTTGTCGTTGTCCAG GATACTATGTTTAACAACAAAAGTACGGAGATTGCTGGTGTTGAGAAAGACGAGCGTGTGGAAATCGGTGAGAAGAAGAGGAGGTATGAGGTTATGGTTAATGCTGAGAGAGATCAGGAGGGGGAGGGAGATGGTGTGGATGAGTTTTGTGACCTCCGTGAGGTACTTGAGATGGGGACACTGTTTCAAAGTCTAGGTGGATATGAAAAGAAGATGCTAGTTCAGAATCTGAAAAACCTTGGAGCTCAAAGAAGAAAAGAGCTTACCGATGAGTGGAAGTCATTGCTTGATGAAGAGCTCCGTTTGAAAATCAAGAAACAATCCTTCTCAACGAAGCTCGCTTACGAAGGACTTCCTTCTTAA
- the LOC108855112 gene encoding GLABROUS1 enhancer-binding protein-like 3 isoform X3, translating to MVLGKRTREYSNDSNSGCLEKLLTGKPISPSPLRRMQEDDVSGMEAMLRRRKQPRTTPVSSSSNNKMVWTKDDELIILGSIVDYEKEMKLSHRSDWDAFYVYVKDFIEADFSRKQLTDKIRKLNKRFLGNKARCNDEEGPSFTSTEDDEIFKLSMIIWDTANETECASDENVDQAKDVPCVDHERADENVDQAKDAPSVEHEPVNENMDQAKVDVPHVEHDRVDENIEQAKDAPYVDDELVDVDELNMEQEKDAPSVEHERVVDENMEREKVLELKKDAPCVEHEQVNNADTDQEMDVPCVEHEGVNENMNQEEAISRTEDEPVSNVSIETDKGEKEKSEEEFCALKDTLTDKENNEEDGVDEFCAMKDILTDKEKEKENNEEEDSVDEYCALKDAFEATTFFQSIGKYQQKVLLENLKNLSGPRRKELADECKELIDEEMKLCAKKLSFSTKLASAWESSC from the exons ATGGTTCTTGGGAAGCGAACTCGTGAATACTCAAATGACTCCAACTCGGGTTGCTTGGAAAAACTCCTCACTGGCAAACCCATCTCTCCGTCTCCCCTCAGGAGGATGCAAGAAGACGACGTCTCCGGCATGGAGGCGATGCTCCGGAGGAGAAAACAGCCCAGGACAACGCCAGTGTCTTCCTCCTCTAATAACAAGATGGTCTGGACTAAAGACGACGAGCTCATTATCCTCGGG AGTATTGTAGATTATGAGAAGGAAATGAAGTTGAGTCATAGATCTGACTGGGATGCATTCTACGTATACGTTAAGGATTTTATTGAAGCGGACTTCTCTAGGAAGCAGCTTACTGATAAGATTAGGAAGTTGAACAAGAGGTTTTTGGGTAACAAGGCGAGGTGTAACGACGAGGAAGGACCTTCCTTTACTAGTACCGAAGACGATGAGATCTTCAAGCTGTCGATGATCATATGGGATACAGCAAATGAAACAGAGTGTGCTTCTGATGAGAATGTGGACCAAGCTAag GATGTGCCTTGTGTGGATCATGAACGTGCTGATGAGAATGTTGACCAAGCAAAG GATGCACCTAGTGTGGAGCATGAACCAGTTAATGAGAATATGGACCAAGCAAAGGTA GATGTGCCTCACGTGGAGCATGATAGGGTTGATGAGAATATAGAGCAGGCAAAG GATGCGCCTTACGTGGATGATGAACTGGTTGATGTTGATGAGTTGAATATGGAACAAGAAAAG GATGCGCCTTCTGTGGAGCATGAACGTGTTGTTGATGAGAATATGGAACGAGAAAAG GTTCTTGAGTTGAAAAAGGATGCGCCTTGTGTGGAGCATGAGCAGGTTAATAATGCAGATACGGACCAAGAAATG GATGTGCCTTGTGTGGAGCATGAAGGAGTTAACGAGAACATGAACCAAGAAGAG GCTATTTCTCGCACTGAGGATGAACCGGTGAGTAACGTAAGTATAGAGACTGATaaaggagagaaagagaagagcgAGGAAGAGTTTTGTGCTCTGAAGGATACACTGACTGATAAAGAAAATAACGAGGAAGATGGTGTGGATGAGTTTTGTGCTATGAAGGATATACTAACtgataaagaaaaagagaaagaaaataacGAGGAAGAAGATAGTGTGGATGAGTATTGTGCTCTGAAGGATGCATTTGAGGCGACGACATTCTTTCAAAGTATAGGTAAATATCAACAGAAGGTCCTGCTTGAGAATCTGAAGAACCTTAGTGGTCCAAGAAGAAAAGAGCTAGCTGATGAATGCAAGGAGTTGATTGACGAGGAGATGAAACTGTGTGCCAAGAAACTCAGTTTTTCTACAAAGCTTGCTAGCGCATGGGAGTCGTCTTGTTGA
- the LOC108855112 gene encoding GLABROUS1 enhancer-binding protein-like 3 isoform X4: MVLGKRTREYSNDSNSGCLEKLLTGKPISPSPLRRMQEDDVSGMEAMLRRRKQPRTTPVSSSSNNKMVWTKDDELIILGSIVDYEKEMKLSHRSDWDAFYVYVKDFIEADFSRKQLTDKIRKLNKRFLGNKARCNDEEGPSFTSTEDDEIFKLSMIIWDTANETECASDENVDQAKDVPCVDHERADENVDQAKDAPSVEHEPVNENMDQAKDVPHVEHDRVDENIEQAKDAPYVDDELVDVDELNMEQEKDAPSVEHERVVDENMEREKVLELKKDAPCVEHEQVNNADTDQEMDVPCVEHEGVNENMNQEEAISRTEDEPVSNVSIETDKGEKEKSEEEFCALKDTLTDKENNEEDGVDEFCAMKDILTDKEKEKENNEEEDSVDEYCALKDAFEATTFFQSIGKYQQKVLLENLKNLSGPRRKELADECKELIDEEMKLCAKKLSFSTKLASAWESSC, translated from the exons ATGGTTCTTGGGAAGCGAACTCGTGAATACTCAAATGACTCCAACTCGGGTTGCTTGGAAAAACTCCTCACTGGCAAACCCATCTCTCCGTCTCCCCTCAGGAGGATGCAAGAAGACGACGTCTCCGGCATGGAGGCGATGCTCCGGAGGAGAAAACAGCCCAGGACAACGCCAGTGTCTTCCTCCTCTAATAACAAGATGGTCTGGACTAAAGACGACGAGCTCATTATCCTCGGG AGTATTGTAGATTATGAGAAGGAAATGAAGTTGAGTCATAGATCTGACTGGGATGCATTCTACGTATACGTTAAGGATTTTATTGAAGCGGACTTCTCTAGGAAGCAGCTTACTGATAAGATTAGGAAGTTGAACAAGAGGTTTTTGGGTAACAAGGCGAGGTGTAACGACGAGGAAGGACCTTCCTTTACTAGTACCGAAGACGATGAGATCTTCAAGCTGTCGATGATCATATGGGATACAGCAAATGAAACAGAGTGTGCTTCTGATGAGAATGTGGACCAAGCTAag GATGTGCCTTGTGTGGATCATGAACGTGCTGATGAGAATGTTGACCAAGCAAAG GATGCACCTAGTGTGGAGCATGAACCAGTTAATGAGAATATGGACCAAGCAAAG GATGTGCCTCACGTGGAGCATGATAGGGTTGATGAGAATATAGAGCAGGCAAAG GATGCGCCTTACGTGGATGATGAACTGGTTGATGTTGATGAGTTGAATATGGAACAAGAAAAG GATGCGCCTTCTGTGGAGCATGAACGTGTTGTTGATGAGAATATGGAACGAGAAAAG GTTCTTGAGTTGAAAAAGGATGCGCCTTGTGTGGAGCATGAGCAGGTTAATAATGCAGATACGGACCAAGAAATG GATGTGCCTTGTGTGGAGCATGAAGGAGTTAACGAGAACATGAACCAAGAAGAG GCTATTTCTCGCACTGAGGATGAACCGGTGAGTAACGTAAGTATAGAGACTGATaaaggagagaaagagaagagcgAGGAAGAGTTTTGTGCTCTGAAGGATACACTGACTGATAAAGAAAATAACGAGGAAGATGGTGTGGATGAGTTTTGTGCTATGAAGGATATACTAACtgataaagaaaaagagaaagaaaataacGAGGAAGAAGATAGTGTGGATGAGTATTGTGCTCTGAAGGATGCATTTGAGGCGACGACATTCTTTCAAAGTATAGGTAAATATCAACAGAAGGTCCTGCTTGAGAATCTGAAGAACCTTAGTGGTCCAAGAAGAAAAGAGCTAGCTGATGAATGCAAGGAGTTGATTGACGAGGAGATGAAACTGTGTGCCAAGAAACTCAGTTTTTCTACAAAGCTTGCTAGCGCATGGGAGTCGTCTTGTTGA
- the LOC108855112 gene encoding GLABROUS1 enhancer-binding protein-like 3 isoform X6, giving the protein MVLGKRTREYSNDSNSGCLEKLLTGKPISPSPLRRMQEDDVSGMEAMLRRRKQPRTTPVSSSSNNKMVWTKDDELIILGSIVDYEKEMKLSHRSDWDAFYVYVKDFIEADFSRKQLTDKIRKLNKRFLGNKARCNDEEGPSFTSTEDDEIFKLSMIIWDTANETECASDENVDQAKDAPSVEHEPVNENMDQAKDVPHVEHDRVDENIEQAKVDAPYVDDELVDVDELNMEQEKDAPSVEHERVVDENMEREKVLELKKDAPCVEHEQVNNADTDQEMDVPCVEHEGVNENMNQEEAISRTEDEPVSNVSIETDKGEKEKSEEEFCALKDTLTDKENNEEDGVDEFCAMKDILTDKEKEKENNEEEDSVDEYCALKDAFEATTFFQSIGKYQQKVLLENLKNLSGPRRKELADECKELIDEEMKLCAKKLSFSTKLASAWESSC; this is encoded by the exons ATGGTTCTTGGGAAGCGAACTCGTGAATACTCAAATGACTCCAACTCGGGTTGCTTGGAAAAACTCCTCACTGGCAAACCCATCTCTCCGTCTCCCCTCAGGAGGATGCAAGAAGACGACGTCTCCGGCATGGAGGCGATGCTCCGGAGGAGAAAACAGCCCAGGACAACGCCAGTGTCTTCCTCCTCTAATAACAAGATGGTCTGGACTAAAGACGACGAGCTCATTATCCTCGGG AGTATTGTAGATTATGAGAAGGAAATGAAGTTGAGTCATAGATCTGACTGGGATGCATTCTACGTATACGTTAAGGATTTTATTGAAGCGGACTTCTCTAGGAAGCAGCTTACTGATAAGATTAGGAAGTTGAACAAGAGGTTTTTGGGTAACAAGGCGAGGTGTAACGACGAGGAAGGACCTTCCTTTACTAGTACCGAAGACGATGAGATCTTCAAGCTGTCGATGATCATATGGGATACAGCAAATGAAACAGAGTGTGCTTCTGATGAGAATGTGGACCAAGCTAag GATGCACCTAGTGTGGAGCATGAACCAGTTAATGAGAATATGGACCAAGCAAAG GATGTGCCTCACGTGGAGCATGATAGGGTTGATGAGAATATAGAGCAGGCAAAGGTA GATGCGCCTTACGTGGATGATGAACTGGTTGATGTTGATGAGTTGAATATGGAACAAGAAAAG GATGCGCCTTCTGTGGAGCATGAACGTGTTGTTGATGAGAATATGGAACGAGAAAAG GTTCTTGAGTTGAAAAAGGATGCGCCTTGTGTGGAGCATGAGCAGGTTAATAATGCAGATACGGACCAAGAAATG GATGTGCCTTGTGTGGAGCATGAAGGAGTTAACGAGAACATGAACCAAGAAGAG GCTATTTCTCGCACTGAGGATGAACCGGTGAGTAACGTAAGTATAGAGACTGATaaaggagagaaagagaagagcgAGGAAGAGTTTTGTGCTCTGAAGGATACACTGACTGATAAAGAAAATAACGAGGAAGATGGTGTGGATGAGTTTTGTGCTATGAAGGATATACTAACtgataaagaaaaagagaaagaaaataacGAGGAAGAAGATAGTGTGGATGAGTATTGTGCTCTGAAGGATGCATTTGAGGCGACGACATTCTTTCAAAGTATAGGTAAATATCAACAGAAGGTCCTGCTTGAGAATCTGAAGAACCTTAGTGGTCCAAGAAGAAAAGAGCTAGCTGATGAATGCAAGGAGTTGATTGACGAGGAGATGAAACTGTGTGCCAAGAAACTCAGTTTTTCTACAAAGCTTGCTAGCGCATGGGAGTCGTCTTGTTGA
- the LOC108855112 gene encoding GLABROUS1 enhancer-binding protein-like 3 isoform X5, giving the protein MVLGKRTREYSNDSNSGCLEKLLTGKPISPSPLRRMQEDDVSGMEAMLRRRKQPRTTPVSSSSNNKMVWTKDDELIILGSIVDYEKEMKLSHRSDWDAFYVYVKDFIEADFSRKQLTDKIRKLNKRFLGNKARCNDEEGPSFTSTEDDEIFKLSMIIWDTANETECASDENVDQAKDAPSVEHEPVNENMDQAKVDVPHVEHDRVDENIEQAKVDAPYVDDELVDVDELNMEQEKDAPSVEHERVVDENMEREKVLELKKDAPCVEHEQVNNADTDQEMDVPCVEHEGVNENMNQEEAISRTEDEPVSNVSIETDKGEKEKSEEEFCALKDTLTDKENNEEDGVDEFCAMKDILTDKEKEKENNEEEDSVDEYCALKDAFEATTFFQSIGKYQQKVLLENLKNLSGPRRKELADECKELIDEEMKLCAKKLSFSTKLASAWESSC; this is encoded by the exons ATGGTTCTTGGGAAGCGAACTCGTGAATACTCAAATGACTCCAACTCGGGTTGCTTGGAAAAACTCCTCACTGGCAAACCCATCTCTCCGTCTCCCCTCAGGAGGATGCAAGAAGACGACGTCTCCGGCATGGAGGCGATGCTCCGGAGGAGAAAACAGCCCAGGACAACGCCAGTGTCTTCCTCCTCTAATAACAAGATGGTCTGGACTAAAGACGACGAGCTCATTATCCTCGGG AGTATTGTAGATTATGAGAAGGAAATGAAGTTGAGTCATAGATCTGACTGGGATGCATTCTACGTATACGTTAAGGATTTTATTGAAGCGGACTTCTCTAGGAAGCAGCTTACTGATAAGATTAGGAAGTTGAACAAGAGGTTTTTGGGTAACAAGGCGAGGTGTAACGACGAGGAAGGACCTTCCTTTACTAGTACCGAAGACGATGAGATCTTCAAGCTGTCGATGATCATATGGGATACAGCAAATGAAACAGAGTGTGCTTCTGATGAGAATGTGGACCAAGCTAag GATGCACCTAGTGTGGAGCATGAACCAGTTAATGAGAATATGGACCAAGCAAAGGTA GATGTGCCTCACGTGGAGCATGATAGGGTTGATGAGAATATAGAGCAGGCAAAGGTA GATGCGCCTTACGTGGATGATGAACTGGTTGATGTTGATGAGTTGAATATGGAACAAGAAAAG GATGCGCCTTCTGTGGAGCATGAACGTGTTGTTGATGAGAATATGGAACGAGAAAAG GTTCTTGAGTTGAAAAAGGATGCGCCTTGTGTGGAGCATGAGCAGGTTAATAATGCAGATACGGACCAAGAAATG GATGTGCCTTGTGTGGAGCATGAAGGAGTTAACGAGAACATGAACCAAGAAGAG GCTATTTCTCGCACTGAGGATGAACCGGTGAGTAACGTAAGTATAGAGACTGATaaaggagagaaagagaagagcgAGGAAGAGTTTTGTGCTCTGAAGGATACACTGACTGATAAAGAAAATAACGAGGAAGATGGTGTGGATGAGTTTTGTGCTATGAAGGATATACTAACtgataaagaaaaagagaaagaaaataacGAGGAAGAAGATAGTGTGGATGAGTATTGTGCTCTGAAGGATGCATTTGAGGCGACGACATTCTTTCAAAGTATAGGTAAATATCAACAGAAGGTCCTGCTTGAGAATCTGAAGAACCTTAGTGGTCCAAGAAGAAAAGAGCTAGCTGATGAATGCAAGGAGTTGATTGACGAGGAGATGAAACTGTGTGCCAAGAAACTCAGTTTTTCTACAAAGCTTGCTAGCGCATGGGAGTCGTCTTGTTGA